One part of the Rutidosis leptorrhynchoides isolate AG116_Rl617_1_P2 chromosome 1, CSIRO_AGI_Rlap_v1, whole genome shotgun sequence genome encodes these proteins:
- the LOC139890425 gene encoding pentatricopeptide repeat-containing protein At3g13880 has protein sequence MAHMIMCRLNSNVQAVGSAGKAVTIKFILIVHMFRQLKPTNVQSFSNLLDDVVYTKLVQSSIQSGCSVHAKLVQSHMVKTGYNPTLFLQNTLLNMYLKCNEPDLALQLFDEMPQRNIVSWNSLISGYTRLGRYINAKEVFCEARISNFEVSKFTYASMLSICAQTDDLKLGKVLHGLIISSGVGLDTFMSNQVIAMYSKCGRVDQARLVFDQCYPHFDDVSWNTMISGYVKAGLYNEMLHVFVKMHQSGTRFSSYVLGSVLNACCMNFGWSLVLGKSLHSCSVKLGWDLDVIVATALLDMYAKVGDLNDAMLIFSLLDYKNVVMYNAMIAGMLRGENVKDEFVKRSLTLFNEMQRCGLRPSEFTFSTMIKACIVCKDLEYGKQIHARVCKNDFQFDEYIGSALVEFYTFWGSMKDALTIFNSSSKLDIVIWTSMIVGYAQNGEYERALVLFCELLSTGLKPDEFTVSTVLSSCGNLGGVRCGEQIQGYSIKTGIIKSSVVLNSLIYMYAKSGDIDSANWIFEIADKSDVVTWSVMICSTAHHGCANEALIIFDLMIDNGIAPNDVAFLGVLTACSHGGLVEEGLRYYETMQRNYGIAPSEKHCACIVDLFGRAGRLSDAETFITDSGYSHAPVLWRSLLSSCRIHKNMEIGKRVAERLIDLEPNASSSYVLLYNIYNDAKMETQANEIRDLMTDRRIKKEPGLSWIEVGNRVHSFLVGDKSHPCSERIYAKLDDMMREIKKLGYVEKKRIGSTVNHHSEKLAVSLGLISLPESAPVRVMKNLRVCEDCHLVMKLISKVEKREIVLRDPIRFHRFRDGICSCGDYW, from the exons ATGGCTCAT ATG ATCATGTGCCGACTTAATTCAAACGTGCAGGCAGTTGGTTCGGCGGGAAAAGCAGTTACGATCAAGTTT ATTTTGATTGTTCACATGTTTCGCCAACTAAAACCCACAAATGTTCAATCTTTTTCAAACCTTTTAGATGATGTTGTTTACACAAAACTGGTTCAATCATCCATACAATCAGGTTGTTCGGTACACGCGAAGCTTGTTCAGTCACACATGGTAAAAACGGGTTACAACCCAACCTTGTTTTTACAAAACACCCTTTTAAACATGTACTTAAAATGTAATGAACCAGACTTAGCCCTCCAACTGTTCGACGAAATGCCTCAACGAAATATTGTTTCTTGGAATTCACTGATTTCTGGGTACACTCGTTTGGGTCGATACATTAATGCAAAAGAAGTGTTTTGCGAAGCTCGAATTTCCAATTTCGAAGTTAGTAAGTTTACGTATGCGAGTATGTTGAGTATATGTGCACAAACTGATGATTTAAAGTTGGGGAAAGTTTTACATGGGTTGATTATATCGAGTGGTGTTGGTTTAGATACATTTATGAGTAATCAAGTTATCGCTATGTATTCAAAATGTGGAAGAGTTGATCAAGCACGACTCGTGTTTGATCAATGTTATCCACATTTTGATGACGTTTCTTGGAACACGATGATTTCCGGTTACGTTAAAGCTGGTTTATATAACGAAATGTTACATGTTTTTGTAAAAATGCATCAAAGTGGAACTAGATTTAGTAGTTATGTGTTGGGGAGTGTTCTTAACGCGTGTTGTATGAATTTTGGGTGGTCTTTAGTATTAGGAAAGTCGTTGCATTCATGTTCGGTTAAACTCGGATGGGATCTTGATGTCATTGTTGCAACTGCGTTACTTGATATGTACGCTAAAGTCGGGGATTTAAACGATGCGATGTTGATTTTTAGTCTTCTTGATTATAAGAATGTGGTTATGTATAATGCAATGATTGCTGGGATGCTTCGTGGGGAAAATGTGAAAGATGAGTTTGTTAAGAGATCGTTAACTCTTTTTAACGAGATGCAAAGGTGTGGGCTAAGGCCTTCAGAGTTTACATTTTCGACGATGATTAAAGCATGTATCGTTTGTAAAGATTTGGAATACGGGAAACAAATTCATGCGCGTGTTTGCAAGAATGATTTTCAGTTCGATGAGTACATTGGAAGCGCACTTGTTGAGTTTTACACGTTTTGGGGTTCGATGAAGGACGCGTTAACTATttttaattcgagtagtaaactaGATATAGTGATATGGACGTCGATGATCGTGGGTTACGCTCAAAATGGTGAATACGAGAGGGCATTGGTTCTCTTTTGTGAACTACTTAGTACAGGGTTAAAACCAGATGAGTTTACGGTTTCAACAGTGTTAAGTTCTTGTGGTAATTTGGGTGGTGTTCGATGTGGTGAGCAGATTCAGGGTTATTCGATTAAGACTGGAATAATAAAGTCGAGTGTGGTATTAAATTCTTTGATTTACATGTACGCAAAGTCGGGTGATATAGATTCTGCGAATTGGATCTTTGAAATAGCTGATAAGTCGGATGTAGTAACATGGAGTGTTATGATATGTAGTACTGCACATCATGGTTGTGCAAACGAAGCTTTGATCATCTTTGACTTGATGATTGATAATGGAATTGCACCGAATGATGTGGCATTTCTTGGAGTTCTTACTGCATGCAGTCATGGTGGTCTTGTTGAGGAAGGACTCAG ATATTATGAAACTATGCAAAGGAACTACGGTATTGCACCTAGCGAAAAGCACTGTGCGTGTATCGTAGACCTATTTGGGCGTGCTGGTAGGCTATCCGATGCCGAAACTTTTATAACGGACTCGGGTTATAGTCATGCTCCTGTATTGTGGCGATCATTACTAAGTTCTTGTAGAATTCACAAGAACATGGAGATAGGGAAACGTGTAGCGGAAAGATTGATCGATCTCGAACCTAACGCGTCTTCATCTTACGTACTTCTTTACAATATCTACAACGATGCTAAAATGGAAACACAAGCGAACGAAATACGAGACTTGATGACTGACAGAAGGATTAAAAAAGAACCTGGTTTAAGTTGGATTGAGGTTGGAAATAGAGTTCATTCGTTTTTGGTTGGCGATAAATCTCACCCTTGTAGCGAAAGAATATACGCCAAGTTGGACGATATGATGCGGGAAATCAAGAAATTAGGTTATGTTGAGAAAAAAAGGATTGGTTCAACGGTGAATCATCATAGTGAAAAGTTAGCGGTGAGTTTAGGGTTGATTAGTTTGCCTGAATCGGCTCCTGTTAGGGTGATGAAGAATTTGAGAGTTTGTGAAGATTGTCATTTAGTGATGAAATTGATATCGAAAGTTGAAAAACGAGAGATAGTTTTAAGAGACCCGATTCGTTTTCATAGGTTTAGAGATGGAATATGTTCTTGTGGGGATTATTGGTAG
- the LOC139866390 gene encoding small ribosomal subunit protein uS7, whose amino-acid sequence MEALPPLAEDGKSRSEVLLFNRWSYDDVQVPDLSVEDYITATASKHPIYMPHTAGRYQARRFRKAQCPIVERLTNSLMMHGRNNGKKLMAVRIVKHAMEIIHLLTDANPIQIIVDAVINSGPREDATRIGSAGVVRRQAVDISPLRRVNQAIYLLTTGARESAFRNVKTIAECLADELINAAKGSSNSYAIKKKDEIERVAKANR is encoded by the exons ATGGAAGCCCTACCACCACTTGCAGAAGATGGAAAGTCTCGCTCTGAGGTGTTGTTGTTCAATCGCTGGTCCTATGATGACGTCCAG gtTCCCGATCTGTCTGTGGAGGATTACATTACTGCAACTGCTTCAAAGCACCCAATCTACATGCCTCACACTGCTGGTAGGTATCAAGCTAGGCGATTCAGGAAGGCTCAATGCCCAATCGTTGAACGTTTGACCAACTCTCTTATGATGCATGGGAGGAATAATGGTAAGAAGCTTATGGCTGTTCGCATCGTCAAGCATGCGATGGAGATCATCCACCTTTTAACTGACGCTAACCCCATTCAAATTATCGTCGATGCTGTCATTAACAG TGGACCAAGAGAAGATGCCACTCGAATTGGTTCTGCTGGTGTGGTTAGGAGACAGGCTGTTGATATTTCTCCGTTACGGCGTGTTAACCAGGCAATTTATCTGCTCACGACTGGTGCACGTGAGAGTGCATTTAGGAATGTGAAGACCATTGCTGAATGCCTTGCCGATGAGCTTATTAATGCTGCCAAAGGATCATCAAACAG TTACGCTATTAAGAAGAAGGATGAGATTGAGAGGGTTGCCAAGGCGAATCGTTGA